One Methylocapsa sp. D3K7 DNA window includes the following coding sequences:
- the opgC gene encoding OpgC domain-containing protein, whose protein sequence is MRAPNEIDFWRGFALVTIFINHIPGIYFERFTYRNVSLSDSAELFVFLAGCALRILVDGAARALPAQWLVFRLEARAFNVYVAQMVVTEMAIALLAAAALLLDAPYLIDWHNASTVFNDPLKAHIGLVLLTHQLGYFNILPLYVVLLLIAPAVALLHRYAKPLLPLISLAIYAFALISGINFPTWPIEGTWFLNPLSWQLIYVLGFLIAGTDGIGGFARHHRSVLRWLALPVVILGALVAITGFSPNPVDVPEPKLLFTFDKTFLAPARLIHSLALTAIFAGTFRMIRSSIPRSSGFLCLLGRNSLIVFCALSLLSLMGQILRFIFGGYIALDALIVILGILLMGFIAWTAEWRERLRAELANKPSSPPPSAGF, encoded by the coding sequence ATGCGCGCACCCAATGAGATCGATTTCTGGCGCGGCTTTGCCCTTGTTACGATTTTCATCAACCATATTCCAGGCATTTATTTCGAACGTTTTACCTATCGCAACGTATCGCTGTCAGATTCCGCCGAGCTTTTTGTGTTTCTTGCCGGTTGTGCTTTGCGCATTCTCGTCGATGGCGCGGCGCGTGCCCTGCCTGCGCAATGGCTTGTATTCCGGCTCGAGGCCCGCGCTTTTAATGTCTATGTCGCGCAAATGGTCGTCACCGAGATGGCAATCGCCCTGCTGGCGGCGGCTGCTCTGCTTCTCGACGCGCCCTATCTGATCGATTGGCATAACGCGTCCACTGTTTTCAACGATCCGCTGAAAGCCCATATCGGCCTTGTTTTGCTCACCCACCAGCTCGGCTATTTCAACATCCTGCCGCTTTATGTCGTTTTGCTTCTCATCGCTCCGGCGGTCGCACTGCTGCATCGCTACGCAAAGCCGCTCCTGCCGCTTATATCGTTGGCGATTTACGCTTTCGCTCTTATTTCGGGCATAAATTTTCCGACATGGCCGATCGAGGGAACCTGGTTTCTCAACCCACTTAGCTGGCAGTTGATCTATGTCCTCGGTTTCCTCATCGCGGGCACGGATGGGATCGGCGGCTTTGCGCGGCATCACCGTTCCGTGTTGCGCTGGCTCGCACTCCCGGTGGTGATCCTTGGGGCTCTCGTGGCAATCACCGGTTTTTCTCCCAACCCCGTCGATGTCCCGGAGCCAAAGCTTTTGTTCACTTTTGACAAGACATTCCTGGCACCGGCGCGGCTTATCCATAGTCTCGCGCTGACGGCGATTTTTGCCGGGACATTCAGAATGATCAGATCCAGCATCCCGCGTTCCTCGGGGTTTTTATGCCTTTTGGGACGTAATTCGCTGATTGTATTCTGTGCGCTGTCTCTTCTCAGCTTGATGGGGCAAATACTGCGCTTTATTTTCGGCGGCTATATTGCATTGGACGCATTGATCGTTATCTTGGGTATACTTCTTATGGGCTTCATCGCATGGACGGCGGAATGGCGGGAAAGATTGCGGGCGGAATTGGCAAACAAGCCATCTTCGCCGCCGCCCTCGGCTGGCTTTTGA
- a CDS encoding vanadium-dependent haloperoxidase, whose product MRKQYFISNGQNLVPTTLSILILSLLITMYCGYGSTAAAQTPLSGENSRELQRLLAVQTEKTAVPYSFAQPPRTPVDALDRYFMWNEIALDTTAIDHTPVDPASGEDPRRFGEQLGPHRSSYAMAIVHIAMFDAINAISHKYTSYSGVAPVHANISMDRAIAQAAYESLIALYPFQSDRLRAIFNQDIARIHGVQSAINAGADLGDKSAVAIIAKRKNDGSELPEPRVGVDFFPSTDPGKWQPDPVSGLKVALGGNWPKVKPFVLKSADQFRSPKPPELTDSSYTKAYLEVMNLGGDPAHGTSTTRTAPQEFTAKFWSYDGTPSLCAPPRLYNQIARTVALQQKMANVVDISRFFALINVAMADAGISAWESKYTYQYWRPVTGIRAGDTDGNSSTLRDANWYPLGAQATNTHGPNFTPPFPAYPSGHATFGGALFEIMRKFWPDKTQFTFVSDEYNGKNRDVDGNLRPLSPVVFKSFREAEFDNAKSRIFMGVHWQFDADAGIKQGNQVGDYVFDHAFRPNRR is encoded by the coding sequence ATGAGAAAACAATATTTTATTTCGAATGGCCAAAATTTGGTGCCAACTACGCTTTCGATTTTGATCCTGAGTTTGTTAATCACAATGTATTGCGGATACGGTTCGACGGCGGCCGCTCAGACGCCGCTCAGCGGCGAAAATTCCAGAGAGCTGCAACGCCTGCTCGCGGTGCAGACAGAAAAAACGGCCGTCCCATATTCGTTCGCACAGCCGCCACGCACTCCTGTCGATGCGCTTGATCGCTATTTCATGTGGAATGAAATCGCTCTCGATACGACCGCGATCGATCACACGCCGGTAGACCCGGCAAGCGGGGAGGATCCCCGCCGTTTCGGCGAACAGCTCGGCCCTCACCGGTCAAGTTACGCAATGGCAATAGTTCACATCGCAATGTTTGATGCCATCAACGCTATCTCACACAAATACACAAGCTACAGCGGCGTTGCGCCGGTCCATGCAAATATTTCGATGGATCGCGCCATTGCGCAGGCGGCGTATGAGTCTCTGATAGCCTTATATCCGTTCCAATCGGATCGGTTGCGCGCGATCTTCAATCAGGACATCGCTAGAATTCATGGTGTTCAGAGTGCGATCAACGCCGGCGCGGACCTAGGAGATAAATCTGCTGTTGCGATTATCGCGAAACGCAAAAACGACGGCTCAGAACTACCGGAACCCCGCGTTGGCGTCGATTTTTTTCCAAGCACCGATCCCGGCAAGTGGCAGCCGGATCCGGTCAGCGGATTGAAAGTGGCTCTGGGCGGGAATTGGCCGAAGGTTAAGCCTTTTGTCCTGAAGTCGGCGGATCAGTTCCGTTCACCAAAGCCGCCTGAACTGACAGACAGTTCCTATACAAAGGCCTATCTGGAAGTGATGAATCTCGGCGGTGATCCCGCGCATGGCACATCGACAACCCGGACAGCGCCCCAGGAATTCACGGCGAAGTTTTGGTCCTATGACGGCACCCCATCGTTGTGCGCCCCTCCGCGCCTGTATAACCAGATCGCACGAACCGTCGCGCTGCAGCAAAAAATGGCCAATGTCGTTGATATTTCACGTTTCTTCGCGCTCATAAATGTCGCGATGGCGGACGCGGGCATTTCGGCTTGGGAATCGAAATACACCTACCAATATTGGCGGCCGGTCACCGGAATTCGCGCTGGTGATACAGACGGGAACTCATCGACGTTGCGAGATGCAAACTGGTATCCTCTCGGTGCTCAGGCGACGAATACGCATGGTCCGAACTTCACCCCGCCATTCCCGGCCTATCCGTCGGGCCACGCGACGTTTGGCGGCGCACTCTTCGAGATCATGCGCAAATTCTGGCCTGACAAAACACAATTCACGTTTGTCTCGGACGAATACAATGGCAAGAATAGGGATGTTGACGGCAATCTGCGGCCACTCAGTCCGGTCGTCTTCAAATCGTTTCGCGAGGCGGAATTCGACAATGCGAAGAGCCGCATTTTTATGGGCGTGCATTGGCAGTTTGATGCCGACGCGGGCATCAAACAAGGCAATCAAGTGGGGGATTACGTCTTCGATCACGCCTTTCGTCCAAACCGGCGATAG
- a CDS encoding NAD(P)H-hydrate dehydratase, whose translation MPDSLASVLLTNSEMAEADRLTIAGGTPGTLLMELAGAAVAREAARLVSPTARIAVFCGPGNNGGDGFVAARLLAEQGFAVELGLLGSRYRLPGDAGLAASRWTGDVKAVEEIDLDPASLAIDGLFGAGLARALDGAAKAAVLRLNEWTRKTKKPILAVDVPSGIDGSSGQIRGAAINATRTITFFRRKPGHFLLPGRIHCGSTAVADIGIEASVLPAIAPKTFANGPALWAHCFPVPRVEGHKYARGHAMVVSGGLAHTGAARLAARGALRGGAGLVTVATPSEALSVHAAALTAIMTRVCDGPDDLTKLLADRRKNALVMGPGLGVGENTRALVRAALTPDAEHGEPPRGIVLDADVLTSFADDAYGLARLIRRSGKDVVLTPHDGEFARLFGKVSIGDESRWANLVPNRETVPPLLASLHSESKLDRTRAAAALSGALVILKGADTVAAHPQGRASIAEDLPPWLATAGSGDVLAGLTGGLLAQGMPLFEAASAAIWLHGAAARHFGFGLVAEDIPENLPPVLQALLADGTLQTDKG comes from the coding sequence ATGCCAGACTCTCTCGCATCTGTGCTGTTGACCAATTCCGAAATGGCTGAGGCCGACAGGCTGACCATCGCGGGAGGCACGCCGGGCACCTTGCTGATGGAACTTGCCGGGGCGGCGGTGGCAAGAGAAGCCGCCAGGCTTGTCTCCCCGACGGCGCGAATCGCCGTCTTTTGCGGCCCGGGCAACAATGGCGGCGATGGTTTTGTCGCCGCGCGCCTGCTCGCGGAGCAAGGCTTTGCCGTTGAGCTTGGGCTCCTCGGTTCTCGCTATCGCCTGCCGGGCGACGCGGGGCTCGCCGCATCGCGCTGGACAGGCGATGTCAAGGCCGTCGAGGAGATCGATCTCGACCCCGCCAGTCTTGCCATCGACGGGCTGTTTGGCGCGGGACTCGCCCGCGCTCTCGACGGGGCCGCCAAAGCCGCAGTGCTGCGTCTCAATGAATGGACGCGGAAGACCAAAAAACCGATCCTTGCCGTGGATGTTCCATCCGGCATCGATGGCTCCAGCGGACAAATTCGCGGCGCCGCGATCAACGCCACGCGCACTATTACATTTTTCCGCCGCAAGCCAGGTCATTTTCTGCTGCCCGGCCGCATCCATTGCGGCAGTACAGCCGTCGCCGATATTGGAATCGAGGCCAGTGTCCTCCCGGCCATCGCGCCGAAAACCTTCGCGAATGGCCCAGCCTTGTGGGCACATTGTTTTCCGGTGCCGCGCGTCGAGGGTCACAAATACGCGCGCGGTCACGCCATGGTGGTTTCCGGAGGGCTCGCCCATACGGGAGCGGCGCGGCTCGCCGCGCGCGGTGCGTTGCGCGGCGGCGCCGGACTGGTGACGGTGGCCACGCCAAGCGAGGCATTGAGCGTCCATGCCGCCGCGCTGACCGCGATCATGACCCGCGTGTGCGATGGACCCGATGATCTGACCAAGCTGCTCGCCGACCGCCGGAAGAATGCGCTTGTCATGGGACCTGGGCTTGGCGTTGGCGAGAACACACGGGCGCTCGTGCGCGCCGCGCTCACACCAGACGCCGAACACGGCGAGCCGCCCAGAGGAATCGTCCTTGACGCCGACGTCCTGACGAGTTTTGCTGACGATGCGTATGGTCTTGCTCGCTTGATCCGCCGGTCCGGGAAGGATGTGGTGCTTACGCCGCATGATGGCGAATTCGCGCGCCTCTTCGGTAAGGTTTCCATCGGTGACGAAAGCCGCTGGGCGAACCTCGTGCCAAATCGTGAAACCGTGCCGCCGCTTTTGGCGTCGCTGCATTCTGAGTCAAAACTCGACCGCACCCGCGCCGCCGCCGCGTTGAGCGGCGCGCTCGTGATTTTAAAAGGCGCTGATACGGTGGCCGCGCATCCCCAAGGCCGCGCCAGTATCGCCGAGGATTTGCCGCCGTGGCTGGCGACGGCTGGCTCTGGCGATGTTTTGGCGGGACTGACCGGCGGCCTTTTGGCACAGGGCATGCCGCTCTTCGAGGCCGCTTCCGCCGCCATCTGGCTGCACGGTGCCGCCGCACGGCACTTTGGCTTTGGCCTCGTCGCCGAAGACATCCCCGAAAATCTACCGCCAGTTCTGCAAGCGCTGTTGGCTGACGGCACTTTGCAAACCGATAAAGGGTGA
- the hspQ gene encoding heat shock protein HspQ, translating to MKPSIAKFAIGQVVKHRKYPFRGIVYDVDPVFANTEEWWQSIPAEIRPRKDQPFYHLFAENTDTEYVAYVSEQNLVADTSGDPIRHPQVSEMFVRALDGAYKIKTPRMN from the coding sequence ATGAAACCCAGTATCGCGAAGTTCGCCATAGGTCAGGTCGTCAAGCACCGGAAATATCCGTTCCGGGGGATCGTCTACGATGTCGACCCAGTCTTTGCCAACACGGAGGAATGGTGGCAGTCGATCCCAGCGGAAATCCGGCCGCGCAAGGATCAGCCTTTCTATCATCTGTTTGCGGAGAATACCGACACCGAATATGTCGCTTATGTCTCGGAGCAAAACCTTGTCGCCGATACCTCCGGCGATCCAATCCGGCATCCGCAAGTCAGCGAAATGTTCGTGCGGGCGCTCGATGGCGCCTATAAAATCAAAACCCCGCGCATGAACTGA
- a CDS encoding potassium channel family protein: MRFGDRLLTWLTILLVVLTFVIIPVHATGWIVIPGYGFLIVLIMASCVLGAPAGLGAVITMLLGVALGVVAGVVRFLDNPHLGIFLEAMAWITVRSALAYVIARAVFAPGRITYHRIMGAVLVYLTIGQIFVGFYGVIALLMPQAFMGLGVAGTPKFASDLIYFSFATLTTVGYGDILPVHPLARSLSNLEAIIGQLYPATLLARLVTLELEDRRR, translated from the coding sequence ATGAGATTCGGCGACCGGCTGCTGACGTGGCTCACAATCTTGCTTGTGGTGCTCACCTTCGTGATCATTCCGGTTCACGCCACGGGATGGATCGTGATCCCAGGCTATGGCTTCCTGATCGTGCTGATCATGGCAAGTTGCGTTCTGGGCGCACCGGCGGGCCTTGGCGCCGTGATCACCATGCTGCTCGGGGTTGCTCTCGGTGTTGTAGCTGGCGTTGTACGTTTTTTGGACAACCCGCACCTCGGTATCTTTCTTGAAGCCATGGCTTGGATCACGGTGCGCTCCGCGCTGGCTTATGTCATTGCGCGCGCCGTGTTTGCCCCGGGCCGCATTACCTATCATCGTATTATGGGCGCGGTCCTCGTCTATTTGACGATTGGTCAAATCTTCGTCGGCTTCTATGGCGTGATTGCGTTGCTTATGCCGCAAGCATTTATGGGGCTCGGGGTCGCGGGGACTCCAAAGTTTGCCAGCGACTTGATCTATTTCAGCTTCGCCACACTGACCACTGTCGGCTATGGCGATATTCTGCCGGTGCATCCGCTCGCCCGCAGCCTTAGCAATCTCGAAGCGATCATCGGCCAGCTTTACCCAGCGACCCTGCTGGCAAGGCTCGTCACGCTCGAACTCGAAGACCGCCGCCGGTAG
- the gyrA gene encoding DNA gyrase subunit A, which translates to MADTDDTTSPPGSGVRPVSITDEMRNSYLDYAMSVIVSRALPDVRDGLKPVHRRIFYSMHENNYTPDRPYVKCARIVGDVMGKYHPHGDTAIYDALVRMAQPFSMRLPLIDGQGNFGSVDGDPPAAMRYTESRLARPALALLEDIDADTVNFQPNYDGKEHEPVVLPARFPNLLVNGAGGIAVGMATNIPPHNLGEVIDATIALIERPEMTVEDLMAIVPGPDFPTGGYILGRAGIRAAYTFGRGSVLTRAKVEVEEIRKEREALIVTELPYQINKATLIEKIAELVREKRVEGISDLRDESDRDGMRIVIEIKRDALADVVLNQLWRFTALQSSFACNMIALNGGRPEVLTLKDFLKAFIDFREEVVTRRTKHLLTKARDAAHVQVGLAIALANIDEFIRLIRTSPDPATARAALMERSWPARDMAPLITLIADPRHVLSEDGNCRLSEAQAKAILELRLQRLTALGREEIAEALNKLSVEIADYLEILRSRERLFSIIKDEMLAVKTAHTTPRRSIILDDAAGVEDEDLIQREDMVVTVSHLGYVKRVPLATYRAQRRGGKGRSGMQTRDEDFVARLFVASTHTPVLFFSSRGQVYKEKVWRLPLSAPQARGKALVNLLPLDQGERITTIMPLPEDEAAWETLDVMFATTSGSVRRNKLSDFAQVNRAGKIAMRLGEGEQIVDVQICSEADDVLLTTAKGQCIRFPVTDVRVFKGRDSIGVRGINLGANDLVISLAILRHTEADSGIRLAYLKMRRAVAGDVTPEAGPDTLGEEQEGETPESVEAPTAANLSSDRYAEMSAAEQIILTVSENGYGKRTSSYEYRITGRGGKGIVAMAVNERNGKLVASMPVEDGDGIMLVTNGGQLIRCPVDGIRVAGRATQGVIVFDTATGEQVVAVERITEEDSRASGDEPRATEQGEEDGG; encoded by the coding sequence TTGGCCGACACAGACGACACCACCTCGCCCCCAGGCTCCGGCGTCCGGCCGGTTTCGATAACCGACGAAATGCGCAATAGCTATCTCGATTACGCAATGAGCGTGATCGTCAGCCGGGCGCTTCCCGACGTGCGCGACGGATTGAAGCCCGTGCACCGGCGCATTTTCTATTCGATGCACGAAAACAATTATACGCCGGACCGTCCTTATGTGAAATGTGCCCGCATCGTCGGCGATGTCATGGGTAAATATCATCCGCATGGCGACACCGCGATCTATGACGCGCTGGTGCGGATGGCGCAGCCCTTCTCGATGCGCCTGCCTTTGATCGATGGGCAAGGCAATTTCGGTTCGGTGGACGGCGACCCGCCGGCCGCCATGCGTTACACAGAATCGAGACTTGCCCGCCCGGCCCTGGCTCTGCTTGAAGACATCGATGCGGACACTGTCAATTTTCAGCCAAATTACGACGGCAAGGAACATGAGCCGGTCGTTCTTCCGGCGAGGTTTCCAAATCTCCTCGTCAATGGGGCCGGCGGCATTGCTGTCGGTATGGCGACCAACATTCCGCCGCATAATCTCGGTGAAGTCATCGATGCAACGATCGCCCTGATCGAGCGGCCAGAAATGACCGTCGAGGATTTAATGGCGATCGTCCCCGGCCCCGACTTTCCGACCGGCGGTTATATTTTGGGGCGAGCAGGCATCCGCGCCGCTTATACGTTTGGCCGCGGCTCAGTGTTGACGCGGGCGAAGGTTGAGGTCGAGGAAATCCGCAAGGAGCGTGAGGCTCTGATCGTTACGGAGCTTCCCTACCAGATCAACAAGGCGACTCTCATCGAGAAAATCGCCGAACTCGTGCGCGAGAAACGCGTCGAAGGCATCTCGGATCTGCGCGATGAATCCGACCGCGACGGCATGCGGATCGTGATCGAAATCAAACGCGACGCGCTCGCCGATGTGGTCCTCAATCAGCTCTGGCGGTTCACTGCGCTGCAATCGAGTTTCGCCTGCAACATGATCGCCTTGAACGGCGGCCGGCCGGAAGTCCTGACTCTCAAGGATTTCCTCAAGGCCTTCATCGATTTCCGTGAAGAGGTCGTCACAAGGCGCACGAAGCATCTGCTTACCAAAGCGCGCGATGCTGCGCATGTACAAGTCGGCCTCGCGATTGCGCTTGCCAACATCGATGAGTTCATCCGTCTGATCCGCACCTCGCCAGATCCCGCCACAGCCCGGGCGGCCCTGATGGAGCGCAGCTGGCCGGCGCGGGACATGGCGCCGTTGATCACGCTTATCGCCGATCCGCGTCACGTGCTCAGCGAGGATGGCAACTGCCGGCTTTCGGAAGCGCAGGCGAAGGCCATTCTTGAATTGCGTCTGCAACGCTTGACCGCCCTCGGCCGCGAGGAAATCGCCGAAGCGCTGAACAAACTCAGCGTCGAGATTGCCGACTATCTTGAGATTCTGCGTTCGCGCGAGCGGCTCTTTTCGATCATCAAGGACGAAATGCTGGCGGTCAAGACCGCCCATACGACGCCGCGCCGGTCGATCATTCTCGACGACGCGGCGGGCGTCGAGGATGAGGATCTCATTCAGCGCGAAGACATGGTCGTCACCGTGTCGCATCTTGGCTATGTCAAGCGGGTGCCGCTTGCGACCTATCGCGCGCAACGGCGCGGTGGCAAGGGCCGCTCCGGCATGCAAACGCGTGACGAAGATTTCGTCGCAAGGCTGTTTGTCGCCTCGACCCATACACCGGTGCTGTTTTTTTCCTCGCGTGGCCAAGTCTATAAGGAAAAAGTCTGGCGCTTGCCGCTTTCGGCGCCGCAAGCGCGTGGAAAAGCGCTGGTCAATCTGCTGCCGTTGGACCAAGGCGAGCGCATCACCACCATCATGCCGCTGCCCGAGGATGAGGCCGCATGGGAAACCCTCGATGTCATGTTCGCGACGACCAGCGGCAGCGTCCGGCGCAACAAGCTGTCCGATTTCGCGCAAGTCAACCGTGCCGGCAAGATCGCGATGCGGCTTGGCGAGGGTGAGCAAATCGTCGATGTTCAGATTTGCAGCGAGGCCGACGATGTTTTGCTGACCACAGCCAAGGGTCAGTGCATCCGGTTTCCGGTCACCGACGTGCGGGTTTTCAAGGGCCGCGATTCCATCGGGGTGCGCGGCATCAATCTTGGTGCAAACGATCTCGTGATCTCGCTTGCCATTTTGCGGCATACCGAGGCCGACAGCGGCATACGTCTTGCCTATCTCAAGATGCGCCGAGCGGTGGCGGGTGATGTGACGCCGGAGGCCGGCCCGGACACGCTGGGCGAGGAGCAGGAGGGCGAAACGCCGGAAAGCGTGGAAGCGCCCACCGCGGCGAACCTTAGCTCCGACCGCTACGCGGAAATGTCGGCGGCTGAACAGATCATCTTGACTGTCTCCGAAAATGGCTACGGCAAACGGACGTCATCCTATGAATACAGGATCACCGGACGCGGCGGCAAAGGCATTGTCGCCATGGCCGTCAACGAGAGAAATGGCAAGCTTGTCGCGTCCATGCCGGTCGAGGATGGCGACGGGATCATGCTCGTCACCAATGGCGGCCAATTGATCCGCTGCCCCGTCGATGGCATTCGGGTTGCGGGCCGCGCTACTCAGGGCGTGATCGTCTTCGATACCGCCACCGGCGAACAAGTCGTCGCGGTCGAACGCATTACCGAGGAGGATTCGCGCGCCAGCGGCGACGAGCCGCGTGCCACGGAACAAGGCGAGGAAGACGGCGGTTGA
- the ssb gene encoding single-stranded DNA-binding protein, with translation MAGSVNKVILVGNLGRDPEVRRTGAGDPIVSFSVATSETWRDKATGERKERTEWHNVVIFNENLGKIAEQYCKKGTKVYLEGQLQTREYTDRDGNQRKATEVVLQRFRGELTLLDSRGRGEGAEDGYESANTSFGRSSPMERPAAERRPAAASRAADIIDDDIPF, from the coding sequence ATGGCTGGGAGTGTCAACAAGGTCATTCTCGTCGGCAATCTCGGCCGCGATCCGGAAGTGCGGCGCACCGGCGCCGGCGATCCCATCGTCAGCTTCTCCGTCGCGACCTCCGAGACCTGGCGCGACAAAGCCACCGGCGAGCGCAAGGAGCGCACCGAATGGCACAATGTCGTGATCTTCAACGAGAACCTCGGCAAGATCGCCGAGCAATATTGTAAGAAGGGCACGAAGGTCTATCTCGAAGGGCAATTGCAGACGCGCGAATATACTGACCGTGACGGCAATCAGCGCAAGGCGACGGAAGTGGTGTTGCAACGCTTTCGCGGTGAACTGACGCTTCTCGACAGCCGCGGCCGGGGAGAAGGCGCCGAGGATGGCTATGAGTCGGCCAATACATCGTTTGGCCGTTCATCGCCGATGGAGCGCCCGGCGGCGGAGCGGCGTCCGGCCGCCGCAAGCCGCGCCGCCGATATCATCGACGATGACATCCCCTTTTAG
- a CDS encoding TonB-dependent receptor yields MPISDFAAAKRGSLLAAHFFMRRVPLLLLAPPVVCLAARPLGAQETVLPEAQAAAPQAQDASTASNAIEVPEVTVSATTTPEPLTDVGSSVTVIDSAEIEREQRRTVPDALSLAPGLNVVQTGGPGGQTSVFVRGTNANQVKVLIDGIDASDPSNPTGAFDFGQLLTYDIDRIEVLRGPQSGLYGADAIGGVISITTKSGEGPPKAKALIEGGSFGTLNEVMGFSGATPVFSYYMNLAHFNVADTQVTPPELLPPGRLGIGNAYENWTLSTKFGAHLSDTVDASLVARYIDSTLHFTGNDFSTFPATPAALQSTQRNNQLYTRGEANWSAFDGILKNRFGLNYTQAYALEKDPDTAFGVTLPTSNLGQRLQADWQGELDLAKDWTLIAGFEDKNDQLYAAPTFARNANKAGYLQLLTRYDDRFFLASNIRYDANDQFGGHTTYRFAPSFHVPWSETVLKGSIGTGFKPPTLSELYVNFPAFRFFGNPNLKPEESIGYDIGFEQPLFDNLIRFGSTYYQNNITDLINANATFTSYTNVGRVKTYGCESFASFAITPELNFRTDYTLTIATDEMTQLELLRRPRNKFSMQAAWKPVPKLSLSTTLVFVGSFIDGNRDFSVQRLNAPGYTVVNLAANYEVNENISAFGRIDNLFNVRYQNPTGFLTTGLGAYAGVRATY; encoded by the coding sequence GTGCCTATCTCCGATTTTGCTGCCGCCAAGCGCGGCTCCCTTTTGGCTGCCCATTTCTTCATGCGGCGAGTGCCGTTGCTGCTGCTGGCGCCGCCAGTGGTTTGTCTTGCCGCAAGACCGCTCGGTGCGCAGGAAACTGTATTGCCGGAAGCACAAGCGGCAGCCCCGCAAGCGCAAGATGCGAGCACAGCGTCCAATGCAATCGAAGTTCCAGAGGTGACGGTCAGCGCGACCACCACGCCGGAACCGCTCACCGATGTTGGCAGCTCCGTCACGGTCATCGATTCGGCGGAGATCGAGCGCGAGCAACGCCGCACCGTGCCCGATGCGTTAAGCCTCGCGCCTGGCCTCAATGTCGTGCAAACGGGCGGGCCGGGCGGCCAAACTTCGGTATTCGTCCGGGGTACGAACGCGAACCAAGTCAAGGTTCTCATCGACGGTATCGATGCGAGCGATCCAAGCAATCCTACCGGCGCTTTCGATTTCGGTCAATTGCTGACGTACGATATCGACCGCATCGAAGTATTGCGGGGTCCGCAAAGCGGCCTTTATGGCGCTGACGCCATCGGCGGCGTCATCTCGATCACCACGAAAAGCGGCGAGGGGCCTCCCAAGGCGAAGGCGCTGATCGAAGGCGGCTCCTTCGGCACGCTGAACGAGGTGATGGGGTTCAGCGGCGCGACGCCGGTTTTCAGCTATTATATGAATCTCGCGCATTTCAATGTGGCGGATACGCAAGTGACGCCGCCTGAATTGCTGCCGCCAGGGCGTCTGGGGATCGGCAATGCCTATGAGAATTGGACGCTCTCGACCAAATTTGGCGCGCATCTCAGCGATACCGTGGATGCGAGCCTGGTCGCCCGTTATATCGATTCGACGCTGCACTTTACGGGGAATGATTTCTCGACGTTTCCGGCCACCCCGGCGGCATTGCAAAGCACGCAGCGGAACAATCAGCTGTACACACGGGGCGAGGCGAATTGGTCGGCCTTCGATGGTATTTTGAAAAACCGCTTCGGTCTCAATTACACGCAAGCCTATGCTCTTGAGAAAGACCCGGACACGGCATTTGGCGTCACCCTGCCAACAAGCAATCTCGGGCAAAGACTGCAAGCCGACTGGCAAGGTGAACTCGACCTCGCCAAGGATTGGACGTTGATTGCCGGGTTCGAGGATAAGAATGATCAATTATATGCGGCTCCCACTTTTGCCCGCAACGCCAATAAAGCTGGATATTTGCAGCTGCTGACGCGCTACGACGACAGATTTTTTCTGGCTTCCAACATTCGCTACGATGCCAATGATCAATTCGGCGGGCACACGACATACCGATTTGCTCCAAGTTTTCATGTGCCGTGGAGCGAAACGGTCTTGAAGGGAAGTATCGGCACTGGCTTCAAGCCGCCGACGTTGAGCGAACTCTACGTCAATTTTCCGGCCTTTCGTTTCTTCGGCAATCCAAATCTGAAACCTGAGGAAAGCATCGGCTACGACATCGGCTTCGAGCAGCCGCTGTTCGATAATCTCATTCGCTTTGGCAGCACCTATTACCAAAACAACATTACCGATCTTATCAATGCCAATGCGACCTTCACGTCCTACACCAACGTTGGCCGGGTCAAGACATATGGATGCGAATCCTTTGCGTCCTTCGCGATCACGCCCGAATTGAACTTCCGGACGGACTACACCTTGACCATCGCCACGGACGAGATGACGCAGCTCGAACTCCTGCGGCGGCCGCGCAACAAGTTCAGCATGCAGGCGGCTTGGAAGCCGGTGCCCAAGCTTTCCCTGTCGACGACGCTTGTGTTTGTCGGCAGCTTCATCGACGGCAATCGCGATTTCTCGGTTCAACGTCTCAACGCGCCCGGCTATACGGTTGTCAATCTCGCGGCGAATTACGAGGTGAACGAAAACATTTCGGCGTTCGGGCGCATCGATAATCTCTTCAATGTCCGTTACCAGAATCCGACCGGCTTTTTGACGACGGGACTTGGTGCCTATGCGGGGGTGCGCGCGACCTATTAA